One stretch of Chroococcidiopsis sp. CCMEE 29 DNA includes these proteins:
- a CDS encoding amino acid adenylation domain-containing protein gives MPSKEEVIKLKSQLSPAKQAILQKRLRGEVEPKSRFQSPQEELPTIVPNPDDRYQTFPLTDVQQAYWIGRSGAFELSNVSTRAYLEIDTFNLDLERFEKAWQQLIDRHDMLRSIVQPDGQQRILEQVPPYKVKMLDLRGQSPEITASQLEEVRAQMSHQLLPADTWPLFEIRVARINHNKVRIFLNLEVLIVDAWSLELLLGELAELIRNPDACLPRCELSFRDYVLAEIGLRDSKLYYRSQEYWQSRLATLPPSPELPLQKNLASIKYPHFVSRRGKLEPDSWVRLQRKAAEISLTPSGLLLAAFAEVLTVWSKSPRFTINLTLFNRLPLHPQVNDIVGDFTSLTLLAVDNSRQESFAERSQRIQKQLWEDFDHRYFSGVQVLRELARIQKRQSEALMPVVFTSRLTQENLNREKSTKSQIGNTLNEHASSSIDRLGKLVYVLSQTPQVYLDLQVSEREGTLVLDWDAVEEVFPSGFLDDIFTAYCNFLNHLSNEDELWQATTRHLLPSEQLEQIATINATEATIAEEALLHTLFFNQVALQPRHAAIVTSRRTLTYQELSDRAHQLGDHLRQLGARPNQLVAIVMEKGWEQVVAALGILTSGAAYVPIDPGLPTERRWHLLEEGEVQWVITQSWLYTSLEWPENVSCLCVDTIETPIASNPLAPTQQLSDLAYVIYTSGSTGKPKGVMIDHRGAVNTILDINQRFHVNFQDRVFALSSLSFDLSVYDIFGTLAAGGTIIIPDANATKDPAHWVQFLVQQQVSVWNSVPALMQMLVDYVAGCSQLLPKSLRLVMLSGDWLPLSLPDQIWALCQDVKLVSLGGATEASIWSILYPIEQVDLTWRSIPYGCPMTNQRFHVLNEALEPCPVWVPGTLYIGGMGLAKGYWKNQEKTDANFIVHPRTQERLYKTGDLGRYLPDGTIEFIGREDFQVKVNGHRIELGEIEATLQQHPSVREVVVTAIGELRENKQLVAYIVPNPELISNHQKNSLVEELGKLVQQRLPNYMMPSTYVILDAFPLTSNGKLDRRALPIPTSLALRNSTAYVMPQTESEQLIARVWQEILQLEKVGIHDNFFDLGGNSILMVKTQVKLQEILSQEILIVEMFKYPTIHSFAKYLNQAQSATTTIEAVNKRVQSRNSRETLREQQKLSRQKQRLKNES, from the coding sequence ATGCCATCAAAAGAGGAAGTCATCAAGCTTAAGTCTCAGCTTTCACCAGCTAAGCAAGCAATTTTGCAGAAACGTTTGCGTGGCGAAGTTGAACCTAAATCTCGGTTTCAATCACCACAGGAAGAACTGCCTACAATAGTTCCCAATCCAGACGACCGATACCAAACATTTCCACTCACTGATGTTCAGCAGGCTTACTGGATCGGTCGCAGTGGCGCTTTTGAATTGAGCAATGTATCAACTCGTGCCTATTTAGAAATTGACACCTTCAATTTAGATTTAGAAAGATTTGAAAAAGCTTGGCAGCAATTAATTGACCGTCATGATATGTTACGGTCCATTGTTCAACCAGATGGGCAACAGCGAATTTTAGAACAGGTACCTCCTTATAAGGTTAAGATGTTGGACTTACGAGGGCAAAGTCCTGAAATAACGGCTTCCCAATTGGAGGAAGTTCGAGCGCAGATGTCTCATCAGTTGCTTCCTGCTGACACCTGGCCGCTCTTTGAAATTCGAGTTGCTCGCATAAACCATAATAAGGTCAGAATTTTTCTGAATTTAGAGGTGTTGATTGTTGATGCTTGGAGTCTTGAATTGCTTTTGGGAGAATTGGCTGAATTAATCCGAAATCCAGATGCTTGCCTTCCTCGATGTGAGCTCTCATTCCGAGATTACGTATTGGCTGAGATTGGCTTACGAGATTCAAAACTGTACTATCGCTCCCAAGAGTATTGGCAAAGTCGTCTTGCTACCTTACCACCATCCCCTGAACTACCCTTACAGAAAAATCTGGCCTCTATTAAATATCCTCATTTTGTGAGCCGTCGTGGCAAATTAGAGCCAGATAGCTGGGTTCGCCTTCAGAGAAAGGCTGCTGAGATCAGTTTGACTCCTTCCGGACTCTTACTAGCCGCCTTTGCTGAAGTTCTAACTGTTTGGAGCAAGAGTCCTCGATTCACCATCAATCTGACGCTCTTCAATCGCCTACCCTTACATCCACAGGTCAATGATATCGTCGGAGACTTCACGTCGTTAACGTTATTGGCAGTAGATAACTCGCGTCAGGAATCCTTTGCAGAGCGATCGCAGCGTATCCAAAAACAACTTTGGGAAGATTTTGACCACCGTTATTTTAGTGGTGTGCAAGTTTTACGGGAGTTAGCTCGCATTCAAAAGCGACAGTCAGAAGCATTAATGCCAGTCGTCTTTACTAGCAGGCTGACTCAAGAAAATCTAAATCGAGAAAAATCCACTAAATCTCAAATTGGTAACACACTCAATGAACACGCTTCATCATCAATCGATAGGCTAGGGAAGCTGGTCTATGTTCTCAGCCAGACACCCCAGGTTTATCTAGACCTTCAGGTTTCTGAAAGAGAAGGGACTCTAGTTCTCGATTGGGACGCTGTAGAGGAAGTCTTCCCTTCAGGGTTTCTAGATGATATATTTACTGCTTATTGTAATTTCCTCAATCATTTGTCGAATGAGGATGAACTTTGGCAAGCAACAACAAGGCATCTGTTACCCTCAGAACAACTCGAGCAAATAGCAACGATTAATGCCACTGAGGCAACCATTGCAGAAGAAGCCTTACTCCATACATTGTTTTTTAACCAAGTGGCTTTGCAACCACGGCATGCTGCTATTGTTACCTCTCGTCGCACCCTAACCTATCAAGAGCTAAGCGATCGCGCCCATCAACTAGGGGATCATCTGAGGCAACTGGGTGCCCGTCCCAACCAGCTGGTCGCGATTGTTATGGAGAAAGGGTGGGAGCAAGTTGTTGCTGCCCTAGGCATCCTTACTTCCGGTGCCGCCTACGTACCTATTGATCCTGGCCTCCCCACTGAGCGTCGATGGCATCTCCTAGAGGAGGGTGAAGTCCAGTGGGTAATCACTCAGTCCTGGCTATACACTTCCTTGGAATGGCCAGAGAATGTCAGCTGCCTCTGTGTAGATACCATAGAAACTCCTATCGCTTCAAATCCTCTCGCTCCTACACAGCAACTATCTGATTTAGCTTACGTCATCTACACCTCCGGCTCTACCGGGAAGCCCAAAGGGGTCATGATTGACCATAGAGGAGCCGTTAACACAATCCTAGACATTAACCAGCGCTTCCATGTGAATTTCCAAGACCGGGTATTTGCCCTGTCATCTCTCAGTTTCGACCTGTCAGTGTATGACATCTTTGGCACTCTGGCAGCGGGAGGAACAATTATCATTCCTGATGCCAATGCGACAAAAGACCCAGCGCATTGGGTCCAATTTCTAGTACAACAGCAGGTGAGCGTCTGGAACTCGGTACCCGCTTTGATGCAAATGCTGGTTGACTATGTAGCAGGTTGCTCACAGTTATTGCCTAAATCCCTGCGATTGGTAATGTTGAGTGGAGATTGGCTGCCTCTGAGCTTACCTGACCAGATTTGGGCATTGTGTCAAGATGTAAAACTGGTCAGCTTAGGAGGCGCAACGGAGGCGTCGATCTGGTCAATTCTCTATCCGATTGAACAGGTTGACCTCACTTGGAGGAGCATCCCCTACGGTTGCCCGATGACTAATCAGCGCTTTCACGTGCTGAATGAAGCTCTAGAGCCCTGTCCAGTATGGGTTCCAGGAACGCTTTACATTGGGGGAATGGGACTGGCTAAAGGTTACTGGAAAAATCAGGAAAAGACCGATGCCAACTTCATCGTTCATCCTCGCACTCAGGAACGGCTCTACAAAACGGGTGATTTGGGTCGGTATTTGCCAGATGGGACTATTGAATTTATCGGGCGGGAAGATTTTCAGGTAAAAGTTAATGGTCATCGCATTGAACTTGGAGAGATTGAGGCGACTCTGCAACAGCATCCTTCTGTCAGAGAGGTGGTGGTTACCGCAATTGGAGAGTTACGGGAAAATAAGCAACTGGTGGCTTATATCGTGCCTAACCCAGAGCTAATTTCTAATCATCAGAAGAACTCACTGGTTGAGGAGCTAGGCAAACTTGTGCAGCAAAGGCTGCCTAACTACATGATGCCTTCCACATACGTGATCCTTGATGCCTTTCCATTAACATCCAACGGGAAATTAGACCGCCGGGCATTACCTATACCAACGAGCCTAGCCTTACGCAATAGTACAGCCTATGTAATGCCCCAGACAGAATCGGAGCAACTCATTGCTAGGGTTTGGCAAGAAATACTCCAACTGGAGAAGGTGGGAATTCATGATAATTTCTTTGACCTAGGAGGAAATTCAATCCTCATGGTCAAGACCCAAGTCAAATTGCAAGAAATCTTGAGCCAAGAGATATTGATAGTGGAAATGTTCAAATATCCAACTATACACTCTTTTGCTAAATACCTAAATCAGGCGCAAAGTGCAACTACTACTATCGAGGCAGTTAATAAGCGAGTTCAGTCTCGTAACTCTCGTGAAACCTTAAGAGAACAACAAAAACTATCTAGACAGAAGCAGCGTTTAAAGAACGAATCATAG
- a CDS encoding HAD-IIIC family phosphatase, whose protein sequence is MIILNSEKTKHSQSQQATIKCVIWDLDNTLWDGVLLEDNQVSLRDNVAELIKALDNRGILQSIASKNDYLKAMEKLRELGLREYFLYPQINWNSKAFSIKEIARLINIGTDAIAFIDDQPFELEEVSFSHPEVLCINAANLDQLLDMPELNPRFITKDSKQRRLMYISDIERNKAEAEFVGPQEGFLATLNMYLTISSAQEEDLQRAEELTIRTNQLNTTGYTYSYDELNQFRQSDKHKLWIASLEDKYGTYGKIGLALVECQESLWTIKLLLMSCRVMSRGVGTVMLNYIIKLAKKNNVRLCAEFVFNNRNRMMYISYKFAGFKEIEKVDELVVLENELTLTQPGWPEYMKVEVID, encoded by the coding sequence ATGATCATTCTAAATTCCGAGAAAACAAAGCATAGTCAAAGCCAGCAAGCAACTATTAAATGTGTTATTTGGGATTTAGATAACACACTCTGGGATGGTGTCTTATTGGAAGATAACCAAGTTTCTTTAAGAGACAATGTAGCTGAGCTTATTAAAGCGTTGGATAATCGAGGTATTCTACAATCGATTGCCAGCAAGAATGATTATCTCAAGGCAATGGAAAAGCTAAGGGAGTTGGGATTACGTGAATATTTTCTGTATCCACAGATCAACTGGAACTCAAAAGCTTTCTCTATCAAGGAAATTGCTAGATTGATCAACATTGGCACGGATGCGATCGCCTTTATTGATGACCAGCCATTTGAACTGGAAGAAGTAAGTTTTTCACATCCTGAAGTCCTCTGCATTAACGCCGCCAACCTAGATCAACTGTTAGACATGCCAGAACTGAATCCTCGTTTTATCACGAAGGATTCAAAGCAGAGGAGGTTGATGTATATTAGCGATATAGAACGCAACAAGGCAGAGGCAGAATTCGTCGGGCCTCAAGAAGGGTTTTTGGCGACACTCAATATGTATCTTACGATCTCCTCTGCCCAGGAGGAAGATTTGCAGCGAGCTGAAGAATTAACGATACGAACGAACCAGCTGAATACAACGGGTTATACCTATTCATATGACGAACTCAATCAATTTCGGCAGTCAGATAAGCACAAGCTTTGGATTGCCAGTTTAGAAGATAAATATGGAACTTACGGAAAAATTGGATTAGCTCTTGTGGAATGTCAAGAAAGCCTGTGGACAATAAAGCTATTGTTGATGTCTTGTCGCGTTATGTCCAGAGGTGTCGGCACAGTGATGCTTAACTATATTATCAAGCTAGCTAAGAAAAATAATGTTCGCCTGTGTGCTGAGTTTGTTTTCAATAATCGAAATCGGATGATGTACATCTCCTACAAGTTCGCAGGCTTCAAGGAAATTGAAAAGGTAGATGAGTTGGTAGTCTTGGAAAATGAGCTGACTTTAACTCAACCTGGTTGGCCTGAATATATGAAAGTAGAGGTTATTGATTAG
- a CDS encoding acyl-CoA dehydrogenase family protein, with translation MRIELTPQQKNDQVAFKAFVDEAILPYARQYDRTEQTPISLIKEIAQKGYLGALLPKNIGGMGMEVVTYGLLNEEIGRGCSSIRSLLTVHNMVAQALFKWGSKFQKEYWLPKLASGEVIAAFALSEPNIGSDAKHVETTATVSGDSYILNGQKKWITYGQVADVFLVFARQENESVTFLVEKDNPGLSIKPIFGMLGVRASMLAELHLNNCRIPQKNLVGRQGFGFSHVASSALDYGRYSVAWGCVGIAQASLEACLQYTSQRQQFGVYLKEHQLIQQMITEMMVNVKAARLLCYQAGYLKDIGDPKSIIETSIAKYFASMIATRVANDAVQIHGGNGCSSEYPVQRYWRDAKIMEIIEGSTQIQQITIAEYGYQQQAFLTNRVKVPRGLAVGR, from the coding sequence ATGAGAATAGAATTAACTCCTCAGCAGAAGAATGATCAGGTTGCATTTAAAGCTTTCGTGGATGAAGCAATCCTTCCTTATGCGAGGCAATATGATCGAACAGAGCAAACGCCGATAAGCCTAATTAAAGAAATAGCTCAGAAAGGATACTTGGGTGCACTGTTGCCAAAAAATATTGGCGGCATGGGTATGGAGGTAGTTACCTATGGTCTCCTTAATGAAGAAATCGGACGAGGGTGTTCTTCGATTAGAAGTTTGTTAACAGTTCACAACATGGTTGCTCAAGCTCTATTTAAGTGGGGTAGTAAATTTCAAAAAGAGTATTGGCTTCCTAAATTGGCATCTGGTGAAGTAATTGCTGCTTTTGCTTTGAGTGAACCTAATATAGGCAGTGATGCTAAACACGTAGAGACTACAGCAACAGTTTCTGGAGACTCCTATATCTTAAATGGACAAAAGAAATGGATTACTTATGGGCAAGTTGCAGATGTCTTTTTAGTTTTTGCTCGACAGGAGAATGAGTCTGTGACTTTTTTAGTTGAAAAAGATAACCCAGGCCTCTCAATTAAACCAATTTTTGGGATGTTGGGCGTCAGGGCTTCAATGTTAGCAGAACTGCACCTGAATAACTGTAGAATTCCACAGAAAAATCTTGTGGGGAGGCAGGGTTTTGGTTTCTCTCATGTAGCCTCTTCTGCCTTAGATTACGGAAGATATAGTGTCGCTTGGGGTTGTGTAGGCATTGCCCAAGCTAGCCTCGAAGCCTGCCTTCAGTACACAAGTCAACGCCAGCAGTTTGGTGTTTATCTAAAAGAACATCAATTAATTCAACAAATGATCACTGAGATGATGGTAAATGTAAAAGCAGCGAGACTATTGTGTTATCAAGCTGGCTACCTCAAAGACATTGGCGATCCTAAATCAATAATCGAGACTTCAATTGCTAAATATTTTGCTTCCATGATTGCAACCAGAGTTGCGAATGATGCAGTACAAATTCATGGTGGTAATGGTTGTAGCAGTGAATATCCCGTTCAAAGATATTGGCGAGACGCCAAAATTATGGAAATTATAGAAGGTAGTACCCAGATTCAACAGATTACTATTGCTGAGTATGGTTATCAGCAGCAAGCATTCCTAACTAATCGCGTTAAAGTACCTCGAGGATTAGCAGTAGGGCGATGA
- a CDS encoding acyl carrier protein: MKEVKAKIKDFLSQYFGDYALRDDEDIFALGFINSMFAMQLVLFIEKEFQVSIENEDLGFENFRTINSMVSLLERKMTVVADN, encoded by the coding sequence ATGAAAGAAGTCAAAGCTAAAATCAAAGATTTTCTCTCCCAATATTTTGGTGATTATGCACTGCGAGATGATGAAGACATTTTTGCACTTGGATTTATCAATTCAATGTTTGCTATGCAACTAGTTCTGTTTATAGAAAAAGAGTTCCAAGTATCTATCGAGAACGAAGACCTCGGTTTTGAGAACTTCAGAACCATAAATTCTATGGTTAGTCTGCTCGAACGTAAGATGACTGTAGTTGCAGATAATTAA
- a CDS encoding 3-hydroxyacyl-CoA dehydrogenase NAD-binding domain-containing protein, whose translation MNIQVVGVVGAGVMGIGVSQNLAQTGHQVILVDISEEILEHAQQEIRKNIRFQDFFNKDEKTNNSDNILQSIRFSTNYQFLESAEFVIENITEKWNIKKDVYEKIDAICPKESVFAANTSAIPITRIASITKRNPQVIGLHFMNPVPMKPIVEAIRGYHTSEETVKTAKKLLAQMNKKCILVNDSPGFVSNRVLMLTINEAIFVLQEKIASVSEVDRIFKSCFGHKMGPLETADLIGLDTILFSIEVLYESFNDSKYRPCPLLRKMVDAGLYGCKSGQGFYTYN comes from the coding sequence ATGAACATTCAAGTCGTCGGTGTTGTCGGAGCTGGTGTTATGGGCATCGGGGTATCACAAAACCTCGCTCAAACTGGTCATCAAGTGATTCTTGTAGATATTTCAGAAGAAATTTTAGAGCATGCCCAACAAGAAATCAGAAAGAATATCCGTTTCCAAGATTTCTTCAATAAAGATGAGAAGACGAATAACTCTGATAATATTCTACAATCCATCAGGTTTTCCACCAACTATCAATTTCTAGAATCAGCAGAATTTGTTATTGAGAATATAACAGAAAAATGGAATATAAAAAAGGATGTTTATGAGAAGATCGATGCAATTTGTCCCAAAGAATCTGTCTTTGCTGCGAATACATCTGCTATTCCGATTACTCGTATTGCCTCGATAACTAAGCGTAATCCCCAAGTTATTGGTCTGCATTTCATGAACCCTGTACCCATGAAGCCAATCGTGGAAGCTATCCGTGGGTATCACACCTCTGAGGAAACGGTTAAGACGGCAAAAAAGTTGTTAGCTCAGATGAATAAAAAATGTATTCTAGTTAATGATTCGCCAGGCTTCGTTTCTAACCGAGTACTCATGTTGACTATTAACGAAGCTATTTTTGTCCTGCAAGAGAAAATTGCTTCAGTGTCAGAAGTAGATAGAATTTTTAAGTCTTGCTTTGGTCATAAGATGGGACCTCTTGAGACAGCCGACTTAATTGGATTAGATACTATTCTTTTCTCTATCGAAGTTCTGTATGAGAGCTTTAATGACAGCAAATATCGCCCCTGTCCCTTACTCAGGAAAATGGTTGATGCAGGGCTATATGGTTGTAAAAGTGGACAAGGGTTCTATACCTATAACTGA